Below is a genomic region from Carassius carassius chromosome 50, fCarCar2.1, whole genome shotgun sequence.
ATCTAGGAGTACCCGTCTCTTCTATACGTCTGCTCGGCATCCTCCTGGATGTATTCCTCGGTTTTCTCCCAGCCTTTCGCCCATCCCCCGTTCAGCTGGGTCGTGGCCCCATATGTTTTGGCGGGGCCCCCAAGAGCGGCCTGGGCTCCGAAAGGAGCGTGGCTCATCGTGATGTCACCGGTCTCCTCCGCTAACTCATCTTCATCGATGAAGCCACACTTCTCAACGCTGGTCTCCTCCGGATCGGCCCACGGCTGCTTCTCGCCAGATGCAAAAATCCCATAGAAGATCACACCGCCGTAATGCACCAGCGCGGCGATCAGGAACACGTTCTGCCATTCCTCACGAGTCTGACGGACAAGAAAAGACAAACTCAGGAATGCAGTCTTTGATATGTTTAGAAAGATACTCGTGTCTACTGCTCATCTCAAACTGACTGTGCACTTCctacaatatttgaaaaacagAATGCAAACAATATGCGTCAcgcaacaaaaaacattttagattttCTATGCTGATTGTATGTTTAGTACTTGGGAATCTTGTTTTGCCTTTTTTGGTTCCAATTTGTGTAAAACCTGATGTGAAATAAAGAGATGATAAAAACATGGCTGATATAGCTATCGTTGGTCAAACTGGAAATGTCAGGTGGAGTGCACTGCAGTGTGGGATTCGTATTctaaggaggggggggggggggtggggggggggggtcggtcGTATCCTGCACATTTTGTCATATGTATAGCAGGTGTGCTAATGCAAAGCTTAATagcagtaaatgtgtttttaaccctataaagcaTTGTTGACTATTGCATATTGATACACAATTTTCTAAGGCTTCTAAATTACCAGTATGAGCAAAAGCTTGCTGAAAAACAAACTGTTTGCAATCTACTACAGTCTTCTGTTGACTGATTGATTGTCTATACTTTTTTTAGTAAGTGAGTTTTTGCTGTGAAACCTTTAATGATTTTTATGAAGTATCACTTCTTTGCTGCTGTGGCCTCTGGcgtgcttagttggggacacttcatttccagtgATTTCTTGATTGCAAAGATACTATTTATACTgcactgagctggatgatgacatcactgaattcaatgatgaactgcctttaactgaaaaatttgtgtttactattgtcattttgcaataTTTTTCTATAGAATACTGTAAAgtactttgaaacaatctgtattgttaaaagcgctatataaattaaggtCACTTGACTAAAAGCACATATGTAAAAGTGTTATGTTGTTATATACATTTTTCTAACTATTGTGTAAGTAAAGGCAGCAATAAACATATGATAATGAAAGTTCAGGATTCCTCACCTTGTTTTTGGTCATAGCTCCTACAATGAGAGGGCAGACCATACCAGAAAGAGTGCCCACTCCATTAGAAATGCCCATCAGGATGCTGGCGTACCTCGGAGCGATGTCCAAGTGGTTAACATTAAAACCTTGAAGAGGGACgggataaagaaaaaaatcagaaacatATTAggagacattttattttatcctattttatttgatattgttgaatGCAAGTGAATCAAAAATGTGATTTCAAAACTTGAAGTCTGTATCCcgtcagtgtgtgagtgtctcaCCTGATATAGCAAAGCCACTAAAACCAACAGCTAGCACCAGAAATGAGATGGCCACACCTTTACTGTGAGAGAAACCAACCACTAACAGCAGAGTGGCCTCCATTCCAAACCCTACAATCAAATGAAGTGTGGGTCAAAGGTCACGCCAAACCATAATGTTTCCTATTAATTCCAAACACAAGATACATTTAATCTAATGATATAATCTTACTCTTACCTCCGCAATTCATGATTTTCCTGACAGTGGTGGTGGATAAGATGTTTTTACTGCGCAGGAAGTCAGCCAGTTGGCCGCCGATTGGCACTATGATGGTCATGACCAGGTGGGGTAGAGCAGAGAGCATACCGACCTGACAACACCACAGACCATCAGTGGGATAGTGATGGAGATTAAGAATTTAGACAAAAACCCATATAAATTATGAAATCAAAAATTGAAGAATCGCTGAGCCACACTTAAATTTACTGGtgatttttaggatttttaggACTGTGAAAGcaatgtgcttaattgtattgtgTGCACCTGTAGTGTACTttgaatcttaaaagtatattttaaaacatataaagATGAACTTATGTCCTTATAAAGTGGGTAAAAATCACAGTGcaacaaaatgtatttagtatAAATTAAAGCTTTTTAAGTGAATTAAATTGTACTGTACTTCTTCCAGTCCTTTTTCACAAGGAGCTGGTCTCAAGACCAGTTGTAGCACGCTAAGTATAAAGCTTATTTGCACATATTCCTCACACAAATTTATACTGCAGCTTCATAAGGAGTAAACTGTAGTGAACAAGTCATATGGAGTACTTGTACGGTACTTACAGTATGATGCATACTCTTCTTGTGTCTTTtggaagtaaaaaatatttttccattttcattgcACAAATGACAGCAGCTCAGAATATTGCACATTTTCTCCTACAGAGTTGGGTGTAAAAACCtgtcattttctctcttttctctcaaATAAAACAATGCAAGCCTTTATAATGCTATTTGATTAGCACACTTGGTACAAAATGTGTGGATCAAAAATAGCTCAAATATACTATACTAAATACAAAGATACCATATACTAATACTCGATCACTACACTGAAATCCTAAACGAGTCCTGATTAATAAAACCACAAAACATGTCCAATCTCCCATGCTGCACTATGAGGCAGTTCTGACCAGCAGAATCAAACAGGGGTTCAATTACACCTGTCAGACCTGCAGGATTTATGTCACTCTTTTAGCTCAGGAGTCGACGATCAATAACAATGTCAGGCTTTATTTATGAATGCCACTGTGAGCACACATTTCTGAATGCCTGACATCTCAAATACAATCCAATACGGACGACTCAATGCATGACAGCAGTGAATGAGGGTCAAACACAACAGACAGTGACGATTCAAATGAGCCCTGAGAAACAATTGCATATGAGACCAATTCATAcagcaaatacaaaaacacacaatgacaTGCCTGAGATCTGATTAAATCAGTTTAGCTGCGTCTCTCACCTTACTGATTTCAAAGCCAAACACTTCTTCAAAGTACGCTGGCTGACTGATCAGCAGCAGATAGAAGGTCCAGCTCCTGCAGAAGTTGGCCACAATGATTGCATAGACCGGCATGGAGGTGAAGAACTTCCTCCAGGGCGTCTtgaatttctgaagaaaaaaaagaaacaaaaaagttaaCAATTGAGATGAGAAACTCTATAGGACTAAAAATGTTTACATAGATGTTTAAAAAGAtagtaaaaataaagatgttaCCAGttcctctatctgtctgtctgtctatctatctatctatctatctatctatctatctatctatctatctatctatctatctatctatctatctatctatctatctatctatctatctatctatctatctatctatccattcattcatccatccatccatccattcatccatccatccatccgtccgtccatccatccatccatccatccatccatccatccatccatccatctatccatccgtccatccatccatctatccatccatccatccatccatccatccatccatccattcatccatgcacccatccacccatccatccatccatccatccatccagctatccattcatccatccatttatccacccatccatccatccacctatccatccattcatccatccacctatccatccattcatccatccatcatccacccatccatctatccatcatccacccatccgtccatccatccatccatcatccacccatccatctatccatcatccacccatccatccatccatcatccatccgtccatcatccactcatccatccgtccatcatacacccatccatctatccatcatccaCCCATTCATCCATCATGCATCCAtcatcaatccatccattcatcatccatccatccacccacccacccacccacccacccatccatccatacatccatcatccacccatccatccatccatcatccatcatccACCCATATCATTcacccatccatctatccatcatccatccatcatccatccatcatccacccatccatctatccatcatccacccatccatccataaaccatccacccatccatccatcatccacccatctgttttgtctgtctgtctatctgtctgtctgtctatctatctatctatctatctatctatctatctatctatctatctatctatctatctatctatctatctatctatctatctatctatctatctatctatctatctatctatccttccatccatcatccatccatctatccattcatccatcatccacccatccatccatccatccggccatccatccatctatccattcattcatccatccatccatccacccatccatccattcatccagcCATCcatcatccacccatccatcaatcatccatccatccatcatccaaccatccatctatccatcatccactcatccatccatccatcatcaacccatccatctatccatccatcagcCATCCGTCCATcatccactcatccatccatcatccatccatccatccatcatccaccaatccatctatccatcatgcATCcatcatcaatccatccatccatcacccactcatccatccatcatccatccatcatccatccatccacctatccatccatccatcatccatccatccatcatccacccattcatccatccatccatcatccatccatcatccacccatccatctatccatcatccacccattcatccatcatccatccatccatcatccatccatatcatccacccatccatctatccatcatccacccatccatccatatccatccattcatccatcatccacccatccatccatccatctatcatccacccaaccatccatccatctatccaggtccatttgatgaataaaaagctcAAACCAATTAGAAATATCATTTCTAtaacttttgataaatgtaatgcatcctaaTGCACACTAATAGACATGGACTAACACCCAGAAAACCCCAAATGTGTTTTCATGGGACCTTCAGAAGTGTCCGGTGAAAGCACACTAGGGAACGTACCTCAGACGCCCCCAGTAGATTAGCACTTTCTCCAATACTCTCCTCTATGTAAATCCTCTCTTCATCTGTAATGGTCGGATGATCTGCTGGGCTCTCATAGGAAACCAGAATCCAAAACATGTACCAGATGATCCCAAAACACCCTGTAACCCAATGGAGAGACAGTAAGAAGTGTGAAGAATtcattcacccaaaaaagaaaagtcTGTAATCATTTCAGAAGTTCCCAGTGAAGATTATAAGCCCACCATATATGTAGAAGATAGAAGACCAGCCTGAGTACTGCACTAATATTCCAGCCAGTGGCATGGCCACCACAGCGCCCGCGTACGAACCTGAAACAGGGGGTTACAGCTTTTATTTTGGGAATTCTGTTTTATGTGGGCATTTAAAAAGGGAAATCGTATTTACCACAAAAAGAAGTGGTTGCTAAGCGACTTCTCTCAAGCGGTGGAGCCCACTTGCTCCAAATCCCATGGCATGCTGGGTAGGTCACACCCTGGACACACACAGAAACGTCAAACCATCACCTTAATCGATCAAAAAAGTGTCAAATAATTGcctttattgatatatttttgaATTACACAGCCCTGCATTGCTATAATAAATCCAGTGCTTGTTTCTtactatttgttttttgtttttgtttttgccacAAAGACATGATTCCTAACTTCCTGTTATGCAACTTACAACTATTTATTCGATTCTCAGATGATTTTcacatgaatatgaataattctgaaGATATTATTTTATGCTGAGTCCTGATTCCACTTTTTACACTCATTTGCAGATTATAATTACATCTTTATAATACTTAGTTTActcagttattatttattattatagttattattagaTAATTTCAGGCCTTTTTTTCACATCAGCAGGGCTGTGTTATAT
It encodes:
- the slc17a6a gene encoding vesicular glutamate transporter 2.2, translated to MDTMKERVLAPGKERLKNLAGKTLGHMHRVMEKKQTAGEVIELTEDGRPARLREKKAPLCDCTCFGLPRRYIIAIVSGFGFCISFGIRCNLGVAIVGMVNNSTVHRGGKIVVTERAKFNWDPETVGMIHGSFFWGYIVTQIPGGYISSRLAANRVFGAAILLTSTLNMFIPSAARVHYGCVIFVRILQGLVEGVTYPACHGIWSKWAPPLERSRLATTSFCGSYAGAVVAMPLAGILVQYSGWSSIFYIYGCFGIIWYMFWILVSYESPADHPTITDEERIYIEESIGESANLLGASEKFKTPWRKFFTSMPVYAIIVANFCRSWTFYLLLISQPAYFEEVFGFEISKVGMLSALPHLVMTIIVPIGGQLADFLRSKNILSTTTVRKIMNCGGFGMEATLLLVVGFSHSKGVAISFLVLAVGFSGFAISGFNVNHLDIAPRYASILMGISNGVGTLSGMVCPLIVGAMTKNKTREEWQNVFLIAALVHYGGVIFYGIFASGEKQPWADPEETSVEKCGFIDEDELAEETGDITMSHAPFGAQAALGGPAKTYGATTQLNGGWAKGWEKTEEYIQEDAEQTYRRDGYS